In one window of Caenimonas aquaedulcis DNA:
- a CDS encoding carbohydrate ABC transporter permease has product MSAKEDTVDTAGMNYLDSPMRKAVVVYLPLAIFVFVLLFPFYWMAITAFKPNNELLSRDGNPFWVMAPTLDHVRKLLFDTSYPQWMWNTVLVSVVATFFSLAASVFAAYAIERLRFSGAKQVGLAIFLAYLVPPSILFIPLASVVFQLGLFDTRLALILTYPTFLIPFCTWLLMGYFRSIPFELEECALIDGATRWQILVKIILPLAVPGLISAGIFAFTLSWNEFIYALTFVSSSEIKTLPVGVVTELVEGDVYHWGSLMAGALFGSLPVAFIYSFFVEYYVSGMTGSVKE; this is encoded by the coding sequence ATGAGCGCCAAGGAAGACACCGTCGACACGGCGGGAATGAACTACCTCGACTCGCCGATGCGCAAGGCGGTCGTGGTGTACCTGCCGCTCGCGATCTTCGTGTTCGTGCTGCTGTTCCCGTTCTACTGGATGGCGATCACCGCCTTCAAGCCGAACAACGAATTGCTCTCGCGGGACGGCAACCCGTTCTGGGTGATGGCGCCCACGCTGGACCACGTGCGGAAGCTCCTCTTCGACACGTCGTACCCGCAGTGGATGTGGAACACGGTGCTGGTCTCGGTCGTGGCCACCTTCTTCTCGCTCGCGGCGTCCGTGTTCGCGGCGTATGCGATCGAGCGCCTGCGCTTCTCGGGCGCCAAGCAGGTGGGCCTCGCGATCTTCCTCGCATACCTGGTGCCGCCCTCGATCCTCTTCATCCCGCTCGCGTCGGTGGTGTTCCAGCTCGGCCTCTTCGACACGCGGCTCGCGCTGATCCTCACCTACCCGACCTTCCTCATCCCGTTCTGTACCTGGCTGCTGATGGGCTACTTCCGCTCGATCCCCTTCGAGCTGGAGGAGTGCGCATTGATCGACGGCGCGACGCGCTGGCAGATCCTCGTGAAGATCATCCTGCCGCTCGCGGTGCCGGGCCTGATCTCCGCCGGCATCTTCGCCTTCACCCTGTCGTGGAACGAGTTCATCTACGCGCTGACCTTCGTGTCGTCCAGCGAGATCAAGACACTGCCCGTGGGCGTGGTGACGGAGCTCGTGGAAGGCGACGTGTACCACTGGGGCTCGCTTATGGCGGGCGCCCTCTTCGGCTCGCTGCCGGTGGCGTTCATCTACTCGTTTTTCGTCGAGTACTACGTGTCGGGGATGACGGGGTCGGTGAAAGAGTGA
- a CDS encoding TRAP transporter substrate-binding protein has protein sequence MDRRSILKNAGIAGVLAAGIAPAVHAQAAVRWRLASSFPKSLDTLFGGAETFAKAVRAMSGGKFEISTHAAGELMPAFGVVDAVQQGSVEMAHTAPYYFFGKDEAFALGTAIPFGLNSRQMTAWMVEGNGLKLMREFYARYNIINFAAGNTGAQMGGWFRKPIKSVQDLKGLKFRIAGLAGKIMERMGAVPQNIPGGDIYPSLEKGTIDAAEWVGPYDDQKLGFVKVAPYYYYPGFWEGSAQLDFFINQKAFDALSAENKAIVESAAALAHVEVQAKYDARNPGALRQLVASGAKLTAFPQDMMNQAFKVAGTIYEETSAKNESFRKIYADMSKFRAEQNLWFRFTEMSFDRFMQSQKL, from the coding sequence ATGGATCGTCGTTCCATCCTCAAGAATGCGGGCATCGCCGGCGTGCTGGCCGCGGGCATCGCCCCGGCCGTGCATGCGCAGGCCGCCGTGCGCTGGCGTCTGGCTTCCAGCTTTCCCAAGTCGCTGGACACGCTGTTCGGCGGCGCCGAAACCTTCGCGAAGGCCGTGCGCGCGATGTCCGGCGGCAAGTTCGAGATTTCCACGCACGCCGCCGGTGAGTTGATGCCGGCGTTCGGCGTGGTCGATGCCGTGCAGCAGGGCTCGGTGGAGATGGCGCACACCGCGCCGTACTACTTCTTCGGCAAGGACGAGGCCTTCGCGCTCGGCACCGCCATTCCCTTCGGCCTCAACAGCCGCCAGATGACGGCGTGGATGGTGGAAGGCAACGGCCTGAAGCTGATGCGCGAGTTCTACGCCAGGTACAACATCATCAACTTCGCGGCGGGCAACACCGGCGCGCAGATGGGCGGCTGGTTCAGGAAGCCGATCAAGAGCGTGCAGGATCTGAAGGGCCTGAAGTTCCGCATCGCCGGCCTCGCGGGCAAGATCATGGAGCGCATGGGCGCCGTGCCGCAGAACATCCCCGGCGGCGACATCTACCCGTCGCTGGAGAAGGGCACCATCGATGCGGCCGAGTGGGTCGGGCCGTACGACGACCAGAAGCTCGGCTTCGTGAAGGTCGCGCCGTACTATTACTACCCGGGCTTCTGGGAAGGCTCCGCGCAGCTGGACTTCTTCATCAACCAGAAGGCCTTCGACGCGCTGTCGGCGGAGAACAAGGCGATCGTCGAATCCGCCGCCGCGCTGGCCCACGTGGAAGTGCAGGCGAAGTACGACGCACGCAACCCCGGCGCGCTGCGCCAGCTCGTGGCCTCCGGCGCGAAGCTGACGGCTTTCCCGCAGGACATGATGAACCAGGCCTTCAAGGTCGCGGGCACGATCTACGAAGAAACATCGGCGAAGAACGAGAGCTTCCGCAAGATCTACGCGGACATGTCGAAATTCCGCGCCGAGCAGAACCTCTGGTTCCGCTTCACCGAGATGAGCTTCGACCGCTTCATGCAGTCGCAAAAACTTTAA
- a CDS encoding TRAP transporter substrate-binding protein: MDRRSVIKNAGIAGILAAGVAPAVHAQAAVRWRIASSFPKSLDTIYGAAEVFAKQVRAMSGGKFEVSVHAAGELMPAFGVVDGVQQGSIEGAHTAPYYFFGKDECFALGCAIPFGLNSRQMTAWMVEGNGLKLMREFYAKYNIVNFPGGNTGAQMGGWFRKEIKSVKDIKGLKMRIGGFGGKVLERIGGVPQNIPGGDIYPALEKGTIDAAEWVGPYDDQKLGFNKVAPFYYYPGWWEGGPELDFFFNTTAYNALSAENKAIVDSACASAHVYMQARYDAVNPGALRQLVANGTKLRPFPQDMMSAAFKEAMGLYEELNAKNESWKKIYADYSKFRGEQNLWFRFTEMGFDRFMQGQKL, translated from the coding sequence ATGGATCGTCGATCAGTCATCAAAAATGCCGGCATCGCCGGCATCCTTGCGGCGGGTGTCGCCCCTGCGGTACACGCGCAGGCCGCGGTGCGCTGGCGCATCGCGTCGAGCTTCCCCAAGTCGCTGGACACGATCTACGGCGCGGCCGAAGTGTTCGCGAAGCAGGTGCGTGCCATGTCGGGCGGCAAGTTCGAAGTCTCCGTGCACGCGGCCGGCGAGCTCATGCCCGCTTTCGGCGTGGTGGACGGCGTGCAGCAGGGCTCCATCGAAGGCGCGCACACCGCGCCCTACTACTTCTTCGGCAAGGACGAATGCTTCGCCCTCGGCTGCGCGATTCCCTTCGGCCTGAACAGCCGCCAGATGACCGCGTGGATGGTGGAGGGCAACGGCCTGAAGCTGATGCGCGAGTTCTACGCCAAGTACAACATCGTCAACTTCCCGGGCGGCAACACGGGTGCGCAGATGGGCGGCTGGTTCCGCAAGGAGATCAAGTCGGTCAAGGACATCAAGGGCCTGAAGATGCGCATCGGCGGCTTCGGCGGCAAGGTGCTCGAGCGCATCGGCGGCGTGCCGCAGAACATTCCCGGCGGCGACATCTATCCCGCGCTGGAAAAGGGCACGATCGACGCGGCCGAGTGGGTCGGCCCATACGACGACCAGAAGCTGGGCTTCAACAAGGTCGCCCCGTTCTACTACTACCCCGGCTGGTGGGAGGGCGGCCCGGAGCTGGACTTCTTCTTCAACACCACGGCCTACAACGCGCTGTCGGCCGAGAACAAGGCGATCGTCGACTCCGCATGCGCGTCCGCGCACGTTTACATGCAGGCGCGCTACGACGCCGTGAACCCCGGCGCGCTGCGCCAGCTCGTGGCCAACGGCACGAAGCTGCGCCCCTTCCCGCAGGACATGATGTCGGCCGCGTTCAAGGAGGCCATGGGCCTGTACGAAGAGCTCAACGCCAAGAACGAGAGCTGGAAGAAGATCTACGCGGACTACTCCAAGTTCCGCGGTGAGCAGAACCTCTGGTTCCGCTTCACCGAAATGGGCTTCGACCGCTTCATGCAAGGCCAGAAGCTGTAA
- the queG gene encoding tRNA epoxyqueuosine(34) reductase QueG, giving the protein MREWAAALGFSQIGIAGVDLSSAEPGLLAWLSNGCHGDMAYMQNHGLKRARPADLVPGTASVITVRMDYLPRATLEGWQALEFQRLERPQEGVVSLYARGRDYHKVLRSRLQKLSERIAQELGPFGHRVFTDSAPVLEAELASRSGIGWRGKHTLVLSREAGSMFFLGEIYVDLALPPTEAASDHCGTCQACIDVCPTRAIVAPRRLDARRCISYLTIEHFGAIPLELRPLIGNRIYGCDDCQLVCPWNKFAQRNALPDFDEREGLTGQQLSRLFAWTEAEFLAHTEGSPIRRIGHERWLRNVAVALGNALRDSGDAGTRAALQARANDARALVREHVAWALQA; this is encoded by the coding sequence CTGCGCGAATGGGCGGCCGCGCTCGGATTTTCCCAAATCGGCATCGCGGGGGTGGATCTTTCTTCGGCGGAGCCCGGTTTGCTCGCATGGCTCTCCAACGGTTGTCACGGCGACATGGCCTACATGCAAAACCATGGCCTGAAGCGCGCGCGCCCCGCGGACCTGGTGCCGGGCACCGCCAGCGTGATCACCGTGCGCATGGATTACCTGCCGCGCGCCACGTTGGAGGGCTGGCAGGCCCTGGAGTTCCAGCGGCTGGAGCGGCCGCAGGAGGGCGTCGTGTCGCTCTATGCGCGCGGACGGGACTATCACAAGGTGCTGCGCTCGCGCCTGCAGAAACTGAGCGAGCGCATCGCGCAGGAGCTCGGCCCCTTCGGCCACCGCGTCTTCACGGATTCCGCGCCTGTGCTGGAGGCCGAGCTCGCGTCGCGCAGCGGCATCGGCTGGCGCGGCAAGCACACGCTCGTCCTGAGCCGCGAGGCAGGCTCGATGTTCTTCCTCGGCGAGATCTACGTGGACCTCGCCTTGCCGCCCACCGAGGCCGCGAGCGACCATTGCGGCACGTGCCAGGCCTGCATCGACGTGTGCCCGACGCGCGCCATCGTCGCGCCGCGCCGGCTCGATGCGCGGCGCTGCATCTCCTACCTCACCATCGAGCACTTCGGCGCCATCCCGCTGGAGCTGCGTCCGCTGATCGGCAACCGCATCTACGGCTGCGACGACTGCCAGCTGGTGTGCCCCTGGAACAAGTTCGCGCAGCGCAACGCCCTGCCGGACTTCGACGAGCGCGAAGGGCTGACGGGCCAGCAGCTCTCCCGTCTCTTCGCGTGGACGGAAGCGGAATTCCTCGCGCACACCGAAGGCAGCCCGATCCGCCGCATCGGGCATGAGCGCTGGCTGCGCAACGTCGCGGTGGCCCTGGGCAATGCCTTGCGAGACTCCGGGGACGCGGGCACGCGCGCGGCGCTGCAGGCGCGGGCGAACGATGCGAGGGCACTCGTTCGGGAACATGTGGCCTGGGCGCTGCAGGCGTGA
- the tsaE gene encoding tRNA (adenosine(37)-N6)-threonylcarbamoyltransferase complex ATPase subunit type 1 TsaE — MTAIERHPPIVETAVQALLWRTEEDTRLYAARLAAHPAIADAFIELHGDLGAGKTTFVRHLLQSLGVQGRIKSPTYTVAEPHEAPGLAAWHFDFFRFNDPQEWEDAGFRDIFAGPGLKLAEWPEKAAGLLPRADLVMRIETQADESRQVTLIAQTPRGKELLA, encoded by the coding sequence CTGACCGCCATCGAACGTCACCCGCCGATTGTAGAAACCGCCGTCCAGGCCCTGCTCTGGCGCACCGAGGAGGACACGCGCCTTTACGCGGCCCGCCTCGCCGCGCACCCCGCCATCGCCGACGCCTTCATCGAACTGCACGGCGACCTCGGCGCGGGCAAGACGACCTTCGTGCGCCACCTGCTGCAGTCGCTCGGCGTGCAGGGCCGCATCAAGAGCCCGACCTACACCGTGGCCGAGCCGCACGAGGCGCCGGGCCTCGCGGCCTGGCACTTCGACTTCTTTCGCTTCAACGACCCGCAGGAGTGGGAAGACGCGGGATTTCGCGACATCTTCGCGGGCCCGGGCCTCAAGCTCGCGGAATGGCCCGAGAAGGCCGCGGGCCTGCTGCCTCGCGCGGACCTCGTGATGCGCATCGAGACGCAGGCCGACGAATCGCGGCAGGTGACGCTCATCGCCCAGACGCCCCGGGGCAAGGAGCTCCTCGCATGA
- a CDS encoding N-acetylmuramoyl-L-alanine amidase, whose protein sequence is MTVTRRDILRQGSLVLLLGGAQIARGASIVAVRVWPAPDYTRVTIESDAQLSSKQVVVVNPPRLAVDIEGLDLSPELRELVAKVKPDDPYIAGIRAGQQSPGVVRLVIDLKQTAIPQVFTLPPIAAYAHRLVIDFYPVKAQDPLEALINERMKDKPMAPPTPASDPLGELIAQQQTQKARPAPQAPQQEPAPRLPAPQKTDRLIIIALDPGHGGEDPGAVGPSGTREKDIVLQIAHRLRERINASIVNGNPMRAYMTRDADFFVPLGQRVQKARRVQADLFVSIHADAFLTPAARGASVFALSQNGASSSAARWMADKENKADLIGGVNVKSQDVHVARAMLDMSTTAQINDSLKLGGDLIGEIGRVGKLHKGSVEQASFAVLKAPDIPSVLVETAFISNPEEEARLRSDEYQEQLADAIMRGIQRYFAKNPPLARNRVL, encoded by the coding sequence ATGACGGTCACGCGACGAGACATCCTGCGCCAGGGATCGCTGGTGCTGCTGCTCGGGGGCGCGCAGATCGCGCGGGGCGCGAGCATCGTGGCCGTGCGCGTGTGGCCCGCGCCCGACTACACGCGCGTCACCATCGAATCCGACGCACAGCTCAGCAGCAAGCAGGTCGTGGTGGTGAACCCGCCGCGCCTGGCCGTGGACATCGAGGGGCTGGACCTGAGCCCCGAGCTGCGCGAGCTGGTCGCGAAGGTGAAGCCGGACGACCCCTACATCGCGGGCATCCGCGCCGGGCAGCAGTCGCCGGGCGTGGTGCGCCTCGTCATCGACCTGAAGCAGACCGCGATCCCGCAGGTGTTCACGCTCCCGCCCATCGCGGCGTATGCGCACCGCCTGGTGATCGACTTCTACCCGGTGAAGGCGCAGGACCCGCTGGAGGCGCTGATCAACGAGCGGATGAAGGACAAGCCCATGGCGCCGCCGACGCCGGCGAGCGATCCGCTGGGCGAGCTCATCGCGCAGCAGCAGACGCAGAAGGCCAGGCCCGCACCGCAGGCGCCGCAGCAGGAACCGGCACCCAGGCTCCCCGCGCCGCAGAAGACCGACCGCCTGATCATCATCGCGCTGGACCCGGGGCACGGCGGCGAAGACCCGGGCGCGGTCGGGCCGAGCGGCACGCGCGAGAAGGACATCGTGCTGCAGATCGCGCACCGCCTGCGCGAGCGCATCAATGCATCCATCGTGAACGGCAACCCGATGCGCGCGTACATGACGCGCGACGCGGACTTCTTCGTGCCGCTCGGCCAGCGCGTGCAGAAGGCAAGGCGCGTGCAGGCGGACTTGTTCGTGAGCATCCATGCCGATGCCTTCCTCACGCCTGCGGCGCGCGGCGCCAGCGTGTTTGCGCTCAGCCAGAACGGCGCGTCCAGCAGCGCGGCGCGCTGGATGGCGGACAAGGAGAACAAGGCGGACCTGATCGGCGGTGTCAACGTGAAGTCGCAGGACGTGCACGTCGCGCGCGCGATGCTGGACATGAGCACCACCGCGCAGATCAACGACAGCCTCAAGTTGGGTGGCGACCTCATCGGCGAAATCGGCCGCGTCGGCAAGCTGCACAAGGGCAGCGTGGAGCAGGCGAGCTTCGCGGTGTTGAAGGCCCCCGACATCCCGAGCGTGCTGGTGGAAACCGCCTTCATCAGCAACCCCGAAGAGGAAGCGCGGCTGCGCAGCGACGAATACCAGGAGCAGCTCGCCGACGCGATCATGCGGGGCATCCAGCGTTACTTCGCGAAGAACCCGCCGCTCGCGCGCAACCGCGTGCTGTGA
- a CDS encoding glycine zipper 2TM domain-containing protein: protein MKSILAAAVAASLLTLGGCATMDRETTGTVGGAVVGGVVGGAVGGTTGAVLGAAGGAYVGNQAAKR from the coding sequence ATGAAATCGATCCTTGCCGCGGCCGTCGCCGCTTCCCTGCTGACCCTGGGTGGCTGCGCCACCATGGACCGTGAGACCACCGGCACCGTTGGCGGCGCCGTCGTGGGTGGTGTGGTGGGTGGTGCCGTCGGCGGCACGACCGGTGCTGTCCTGGGTGCCGCTGGCGGCGCCTACGTCGGCAACCAGGCCGCAAAAAGGTAA
- a CDS encoding aromatic-ring-hydroxylating dioxygenase subunit beta, which yields MSSERLLLQLEIDQLNADYAAALDEKRFDDWPLFFTADGKYTVQGRENFDRGLPLALIALESQGMMKDRVYGVTQTIYHAPYYTRHVISPARVLAQEGSLVTAQSNYAVFRTRPGDSSEVYNVGRYIDEIVRTEAGLRFASRLCVYDSEMILNSLIYPI from the coding sequence ATGAGCAGCGAGCGCCTGCTGCTGCAGCTGGAGATCGACCAGCTCAATGCCGACTACGCGGCGGCGCTGGACGAAAAGCGCTTCGACGACTGGCCGCTCTTCTTCACCGCGGACGGCAAGTACACGGTGCAGGGCAGGGAAAACTTCGATCGCGGCCTGCCGCTCGCGCTCATCGCGCTGGAAAGCCAGGGGATGATGAAGGACCGCGTCTACGGCGTGACGCAGACGATCTACCACGCGCCCTACTACACGCGGCACGTGATCAGCCCGGCACGTGTGCTGGCGCAGGAGGGGAGCCTGGTCACGGCTCAATCCAATTACGCCGTGTTCCGCACGCGGCCGGGCGATTCGAGCGAGGTCTATAACGTCGGGCGCTACATCGACGAGATCGTACGCACGGAAGCCGGCCTGCGTTTCGCAAGCCGGCTCTGTGTCTACGACAGCGAGATGATCCTCAACTCGCTGATCTACCCGATATAG
- a CDS encoding aromatic ring-hydroxylating dioxygenase subunit alpha → MNAPQTLSRWSTPGSSRVPFWAYTDAQLYQRELEKIFYGAHWCYVGLEVEIPNLGDFKLAWVGERQVIMVRDRKKPAGKLESDPDSGIRVVENRCAHRGVRFCQKPQGNARSFVCPYHQWTYKLNGELAGLPFKDGVKDGECVNGGMPADFDIKQHGLTQLRVAVLHGLVFATFSDDTESLAEYLGPQVMPWLDRIFKGRQLTLLGYNRQRIPGNWKLMMENIKDPYHPGLLHTWFVTFGLWRADQKSRMVMDAQGRHAVMISRRNEGGQNAAVTEGVTSFKANMTLHDARLLDVVPEPWWTIDDPSNPGSDITPTVTMITLFPSLIIQQQVNSLSTRHIVPRGEGEFDFIWTHFGFADDTPEMTRRRLRQANLFGPAGFVSADDGEVIELSQDGFRQWGEEGATLCELGGTGTGPTEHMVTETLIRSMYAYWKRVMSV, encoded by the coding sequence ATGAACGCACCGCAGACACTTTCGCGCTGGAGCACTCCCGGTTCCAGCCGTGTGCCTTTTTGGGCCTACACCGACGCGCAGCTGTACCAGCGGGAGCTCGAGAAGATTTTCTACGGCGCGCACTGGTGCTATGTGGGACTGGAAGTGGAGATCCCCAACCTTGGCGACTTCAAGCTCGCATGGGTGGGCGAGCGGCAAGTGATCATGGTGCGCGACCGCAAGAAGCCCGCCGGGAAATTGGAATCTGACCCCGATTCCGGAATCCGCGTCGTGGAGAACCGGTGTGCGCACCGGGGCGTGCGCTTCTGCCAGAAGCCGCAGGGCAATGCGCGCAGCTTCGTGTGCCCCTACCACCAGTGGACGTACAAGCTCAATGGCGAACTCGCGGGCTTGCCGTTCAAGGACGGGGTGAAGGACGGCGAGTGCGTGAACGGCGGCATGCCGGCCGACTTCGACATCAAGCAGCACGGGCTCACGCAACTGCGTGTCGCGGTGCTGCACGGACTCGTCTTTGCGACTTTCAGCGACGACACGGAGAGCCTCGCCGAGTATCTCGGCCCGCAGGTCATGCCTTGGCTGGACCGCATCTTCAAGGGCCGGCAGCTCACGCTCCTGGGCTACAACCGCCAGCGCATCCCGGGCAACTGGAAGCTGATGATGGAGAACATCAAGGACCCGTACCACCCGGGGCTGCTCCATACCTGGTTCGTCACCTTCGGCCTGTGGCGCGCCGACCAGAAAAGCCGCATGGTGATGGACGCGCAGGGCCGGCACGCGGTGATGATCTCGCGCCGCAACGAGGGCGGACAGAACGCCGCGGTGACCGAAGGCGTGACCTCGTTCAAGGCGAACATGACGCTGCACGATGCACGACTGCTGGACGTGGTGCCGGAGCCCTGGTGGACGATCGACGACCCGTCGAACCCCGGCAGCGACATCACGCCCACGGTGACGATGATCACGCTGTTCCCGAGCCTCATCATCCAGCAACAGGTGAACTCGTTGTCCACGCGCCATATCGTGCCGCGCGGCGAGGGCGAATTCGACTTCATCTGGACGCATTTCGGCTTTGCCGATGACACGCCCGAAATGACGCGACGCCGCTTGCGCCAGGCGAACCTGTTCGGGCCCGCGGGATTCGTCAGCGCCGACGACGGCGAAGTCATCGAGCTCAGCCAGGACGGCTTCCGTCAATGGGGCGAAGAAGGCGCCACGCTGTGCGAGCTGGGCGGCACGGGCACCGGCCCCACGGAGCACATGGTCACGGAAACGCTGATCCGCAGCATGTACGCTTACTGGAAGAGGGTGATGTCCGTATGA
- a CDS encoding VTT domain-containing protein has product MDLLAFFIDLILHIDTHLENLVTTYGAGVYVILFLIIFVETGVVVMPFLPGDSLLFVVGAMCGVGLLSYPVAVGVMFAAAVLGNQSNYTIGKYFGPRVFQWEDSRFFNKKAFDQAHAFYEKHGGFTIVAARFMPFLRTFAPFVAGVADMTRSKFTLYDITGGALWVGGIVTAGYLFGGIPWVKEHLDKIIWAMILIPGVLILFGAWKARRKAAAA; this is encoded by the coding sequence ATGGACCTGCTCGCATTCTTCATCGACCTCATCCTCCACATCGATACCCACCTGGAAAACCTCGTCACGACCTATGGCGCGGGGGTGTACGTGATCCTCTTCCTCATCATCTTCGTGGAGACGGGCGTGGTGGTGATGCCCTTCCTTCCCGGGGACTCGCTGCTGTTCGTCGTCGGGGCGATGTGCGGCGTCGGGCTGCTGAGCTACCCGGTCGCCGTCGGCGTGATGTTCGCCGCGGCGGTCCTGGGCAACCAGAGCAACTACACCATCGGCAAGTATTTCGGGCCGCGCGTGTTCCAGTGGGAGGACTCCCGGTTCTTCAACAAGAAGGCCTTCGACCAGGCGCATGCGTTCTACGAGAAGCACGGCGGCTTCACGATCGTCGCGGCGCGCTTCATGCCCTTCCTGCGCACCTTCGCGCCCTTCGTCGCGGGCGTCGCGGACATGACGCGCAGCAAGTTCACGCTGTACGACATCACCGGCGGCGCGCTGTGGGTCGGAGGCATCGTCACCGCGGGCTACCTCTTCGGCGGCATTCCGTGGGTGAAGGAGCACCTGGACAAGATCATCTGGGCGATGATCCTCATCCCCGGGGTGCTGATCCTCTTCGGGGCCTGGAAGGCGCGCCGGAAGGCGGCCGCCGCCTGA
- the mutL gene encoding DNA mismatch repair endonuclease MutL, which yields MNAVLSPAPRRPIRELPDELVSQIAAGEVVERPASVVRELVDNALDAGATQVTVRLLAGGVRLISVEDDGVGIPHDELGVALKRHATSKIASLSDLESVGTMGFRGEALAAISSIAELNLLSRTAGQASAFMLDGRTGELRPAARATGTTVEVKELFFATPARRKFLKTDATELAHCIEAVRRHALARPDVGFAIWHEGKLVDQWRAATREQRLADVLGPEMVDESVAVDYHAGPIRVTGRAGIPDASRSRSDHQFSYVNGRYVRDKVLTHAARSAYEDVLHGNRQPVYALYVEIDPARVDVNVHPTKIEVRFRDSREVHQAVRHAVENALAAPRAQQAAGSPLASPFATQAAVPLTAQESRPSGMGWAQPGMNFDSPVGNRVSDLSLLWQPSAPSTASAAPWPAGAAPSPSTASPAPANPLPPGDWPLGRAIAQLQGIYILAENTQGLVIVDMHAAHERIVYERLKRQMDTDRIASQPLLIPATFAATPQEVATAEASAEPLLALGIEITPFSPKTLAVRAVPTSLADGDAVELARSVLAELSQHDASTVIQRAQNELLGTMACHGAVRANRKLTIEEMNALLRQMEETERSDQCNHGRPTWRQLTVRELDALFMRGR from the coding sequence ATGAATGCCGTGCTGTCCCCCGCCCCGCGCCGCCCGATCCGCGAGCTTCCCGATGAGCTGGTGAGCCAGATCGCCGCGGGCGAGGTCGTCGAGCGGCCCGCGTCCGTGGTGCGCGAGCTCGTGGACAACGCCCTCGACGCCGGCGCGACGCAGGTCACGGTGCGCCTGCTGGCCGGCGGCGTGCGCCTGATCTCGGTCGAAGACGACGGCGTCGGCATCCCGCACGACGAACTCGGCGTCGCCCTGAAGCGGCACGCCACCAGCAAGATCGCGTCGCTGAGCGACCTCGAATCGGTGGGCACCATGGGCTTTCGCGGCGAGGCGCTGGCCGCGATTTCATCCATCGCGGAACTGAACCTGCTGTCCCGCACGGCCGGCCAGGCCAGCGCCTTCATGCTGGACGGACGTACCGGCGAATTGCGCCCCGCGGCCCGCGCGACCGGCACCACCGTGGAGGTGAAGGAGCTGTTCTTCGCGACCCCCGCGCGCCGCAAGTTCCTCAAGACCGACGCGACAGAGCTCGCGCACTGCATCGAGGCGGTGCGCCGGCACGCGCTGGCGCGGCCCGACGTGGGCTTTGCGATCTGGCACGAAGGCAAGCTGGTCGACCAATGGCGTGCCGCGACGCGCGAGCAGCGCCTGGCCGATGTGCTGGGCCCCGAGATGGTCGACGAAAGCGTCGCGGTCGACTATCACGCCGGCCCCATCCGCGTCACCGGCCGCGCGGGCATTCCGGATGCCTCGCGCTCGCGCTCGGACCACCAGTTCTCGTACGTCAACGGGCGCTACGTACGCGACAAGGTGCTCACGCACGCGGCGCGCAGCGCCTACGAGGACGTGCTGCACGGCAACCGCCAGCCGGTCTACGCGCTCTACGTGGAAATCGACCCGGCGCGCGTGGACGTGAACGTGCACCCGACCAAGATCGAAGTGCGCTTTCGCGACAGCCGCGAAGTGCACCAGGCCGTGCGGCACGCGGTGGAGAACGCCCTCGCTGCGCCGCGTGCGCAGCAGGCGGCCGGGTCGCCCTTGGCATCGCCGTTCGCTACGCAAGCCGCGGTACCGCTCACCGCGCAGGAATCGCGGCCCAGCGGCATGGGCTGGGCGCAGCCGGGGATGAATTTCGATTCGCCGGTCGGCAATCGCGTCAGCGACCTGTCGCTTCTGTGGCAACCCTCCGCGCCTTCGACGGCGTCCGCCGCGCCATGGCCCGCCGGTGCAGCGCCCTCGCCGTCCACCGCATCGCCCGCGCCGGCAAATCCCCTGCCTCCCGGCGACTGGCCCTTGGGCCGCGCCATCGCGCAGCTGCAAGGCATCTACATCCTCGCGGAGAACACGCAGGGCCTCGTGATCGTCGACATGCACGCGGCGCACGAACGCATCGTGTACGAGCGCCTGAAGCGCCAGATGGACACGGACCGCATCGCGAGCCAGCCGCTGCTGATCCCCGCGACCTTCGCCGCCACGCCGCAGGAGGTTGCGACGGCGGAGGCGAGCGCCGAGCCCCTGCTCGCGCTCGGCATCGAGATCACGCCCTTCTCGCCCAAGACCCTGGCCGTGCGCGCGGTGCCGACCTCGCTGGCCGATGGCGACGCGGTGGAACTCGCGCGCAGCGTGCTCGCCGAACTCTCCCAGCACGACGCCAGCACCGTCATCCAGCGCGCGCAGAACGAGCTGCTCGGCACCATGGCCTGCCACGGGGCGGTCCGCGCGAACCGCAAGCTGACGATCGAGGAGATGAACGCCCTGCTGCGCCAGATGGAGGAAACCGAGCGCTCCGACCAGTGCAACCACGGCCGGCCGACCTGGCGGCAATTGACGGTGCGCGAGCTCGATGCCCTGTTCATGCGCGGGCGCTGA